One Amblyomma americanum isolate KBUSLIRL-KWMA chromosome 8, ASM5285725v1, whole genome shotgun sequence DNA window includes the following coding sequences:
- the LOC144100931 gene encoding exosome complex component RRP42-like → MADVLISEAEKTYIVHGIQEDMRCDGRSCLEYRFLELETGIVSNCSGSSHVRLASTDILVGIKAELDAPDPTAPEQGRVEFFVDCTANADPEFEGRGGEEVATKIKSALAQTFGSPRCLDLKSLSVIPGQQAWVLYVDVLILECGGSLVDAVSVAVKAALFDLKIPKVSVTMDENGEPEIDVSDDPYDVSKLSVANVPCFITLSKIGQQFVLDATQEEEACAVGSLAMAVTGAGKVVSLFKGGGGSLHPENVMDIIEVGRDVGIALNAAVMKNLELETSLKKEKKGFLL, encoded by the coding sequence ATGGCTGATGTACTCATCAGCGAAGCGGAGAAGACATACATCGTCCACGGGATACAAGAAGATATGCGCTGCGACGGTCGGAGCTGTTTAGAGTACCGGTTTCTGGAACTCGAGACCGGCATCGTGTCCAACTGCAGCGGTTCGTCACATGTTCGGCTCGCAAGTACCGACATCTTGGTTGGCATCAAGGCTGAACTCGATGCTCCTGATCCGACTGCACCTGAGCAAGGCCGCGTAGAGTTTTTCGTCGACTGCACTGCTAATGCTGACCCCGAATTTGAGGGAAGAGGCGGAGAGGAGGTCGCCACTAAGATCAAATCGGCCTTGGCTCAAACTTTTGGCTCTCCAAGATGTCTTGACCTGAAGTCTTTGTCAGTTATTCCCGGTCAACAAGCTTGGGTTCTCTATGTGGACGTGTTGATTTTGGAATGTGGAGGAAGCTTGGTTGATGCTGTGTCTGTGGCAGTCAAGGCAGCTTTGTTTGATCTGAAGATTCCAAAAGTCTCAGTCACCATGGATGAAAATGGAGAGCCAGAAATTGACGTTTCAGATGACCCGTATGATGTCAGCAAACTGAGCGTTGCCAACGTGCCTTGCTTCATAACACTTTCCAAGATTGGCCAACAGTTTGTGCTGGATGCAACTCAAGAGGAAGAGGCCTGTGCTGTGGGTTCGTTAGCTATGGCTGTGACAGGAGCTGGGAAGGTTGTCAGCCTCTTCAAAGGTGGCGGTGGAAGCCTCCATCCCGAAAATGTGATGGACATCATTGAGGTGGGGAGAGATGTTGGGATTGCTCTCAATGCTGCAGTCATGAAAAATTTAGAGTTGGAAACcagtttgaaaaaagaaaagaaggggtTTCTTCTGTAA
- the RhoGDI gene encoding rho GDP-dissociation inhibitor encodes MADDQEQQTKPVVEDDEDHPNYKPPAAKTLKDIVEADKEDPSLQKYKETLLGAATAEAIVVEPDNPNRVLVKKLVLVVEGRPDVVLDLTEDLEQIKKRTFIVKEGIQYRIRIEFFVQREIVTGLKYVQKIYRHGLQVEKMNQMVGSYAPKKEIQSFTTPQEDMPAGMLARGQYTVKSLFTDDDKHEHLKWEWTFEIKKDWD; translated from the exons ATGGCTGACGACCAGGAACAGCAGACTAAACCTGTGGTGGAGGACGATGAGGACCACCCCAACTACAAGCCGCCCGCGGCCAAGACCCTCAAGGACATTGTCGAGGCCGACAAGGAGGACCCCTCGCTGCAGAAGTACAAGGAGACGCTGCTAGGGGCTGCCACTGCGGAAGCCATTGTTGTGG AACCAGACAACCCGAACCGTGTGCTTGTGAAAAAGCTGGTCCTGGTGGTTGAAGGGCGGCCGGATGTTGTCCTTGACCTCACAG AGGACCTGGAGCAGATCAAGAAGCGCACTTTCATTGTTAAGGAGGGCATCCAGTACCGAATTCGGATCGAGTTCTTTGTGCAGCGCGAGATTGTCACAGGGCTCAAGTACGTCCAGAAGATCTACAGGCATGGACTCCAGG TCGAGAAGATGAACCAGATGGTGGGCTCATATGCGCCCAAGAAGGAGATCCAGTCGTTCACGACACCCCAGGAGGACATGCCAGCTGGCATGCTTGCCCGCGGCCAGTACACCGTGAAGTCGCTTTTCACCGACGACGACAAGCATGAGCACCTGAAGTGGGAGTGGACCTTCGAGATCAAGAAGGACTGGGACTAG